The Pseudanabaena sp. BC1403 genome includes a region encoding these proteins:
- a CDS encoding BrnT family toxin: MELEFEWDERKDKANQIKHGVSFEESATVFDDPLSLNFDDPEHSRGEERYIILGLSNQSRLLFVSHTDRNNKIRLISARLLTPKERRYYER, from the coding sequence TTGGAACTAGAGTTTGAGTGGGATGAGCGAAAAGATAAAGCAAATCAAATAAAACACGGCGTTTCTTTTGAAGAGTCTGCTACTGTATTTGACGACCCATTATCTCTAAATTTTGATGATCCTGAGCATTCTAGAGGAGAAGAGCGCTATATTATATTAGGCTTATCAAATCAAAGTAGACTTCTGTTTGTATCTCATACGGATCGCAATAATAAGATTCGTTTAATTAGTGCAAGATTGCTTACACCAAAGGAGAGAAGATATTATGAGCGATGA